In one window of Spirochaetaceae bacterium DNA:
- a CDS encoding SDR family oxidoreductase gives LALALAARGAAVAVHYRSGCAAAAAVVEEIGAAGGSAFAVQAELRDPAAVAEMVRAVTARAGRVDILINNVGTFLVRAIGEVSPAEWEESLASTVTASFLTSRAVLPGMAARGWGRIVNFADAGADHLRAAPNITPYLVGKTGVLILTKSLAAAYAGRGITVNAVSPGIIENSVTKPPGGERAIPIGRFATVADIANAVLFLLAESSAYITGANLKVAGGWHA, from the coding sequence GGCTGGCGCTGGCGCTGGCGGCGCGCGGCGCCGCGGTGGCGGTGCACTACCGCTCGGGGTGCGCCGCGGCCGCCGCGGTGGTGGAGGAGATCGGTGCCGCCGGCGGGTCGGCGTTCGCGGTGCAGGCGGAGTTGCGTGACCCGGCGGCGGTGGCGGAGATGGTGCGGGCGGTCACGGCGCGGGCCGGGCGGGTGGACATTCTGATCAACAACGTCGGCACGTTCCTGGTGCGCGCCATCGGCGAGGTGTCGCCCGCCGAGTGGGAGGAGAGCCTGGCCAGCACCGTAACGGCCTCGTTTCTCACCTCCCGGGCGGTGTTGCCCGGCATGGCGGCGCGCGGCTGGGGGCGGATCGTGAACTTCGCCGACGCCGGCGCCGATCACCTGCGCGCGGCGCCCAACATCACCCCCTACCTGGTGGGCAAGACCGGGGTGCTGATTCTCACCAAGAGCCTGGCCGCCGCCTACGCCGGCCGGGGCATCACCGTGAACGCGGTGTCACCCGGCATCATCGAGAACTCGGTGACCAAGCCGCCCGGCGGCGAGCGGGCCATTCCGATCGGCCGGTTCGCCACCGTGGCCGACATCGCCAACGCGGTGCTGTTTCTGCTCGCCGAGTCGTCGGCCTACATCACCGGGGCCAATCTCAAGGTCGCCGGCGGCTGGCACGCCTAG
- the rsmI gene encoding 16S rRNA (cytidine(1402)-2'-O)-methyltransferase, producing the protein MAVLYVVATPIGNLGDITVRALDTLRAVDVIACEDTRRTRTLLGHHGITTRTVAYGHDETRSGRVLGLLRSGLQVALVSDAGTPGISDPGGGAVRAAREAGFAVVPIPGASAVTALLSVAGTSAQGVRFHGFCSPKPGRRRAQLERLLADGAPFVLFEGPHRVLKLLGTLAEAAPERSIVLGRELTKLHEEVLVGTATALCDELASRARMAGELTLLVTGNRPRRGAAAPERGARTARPVTQGEAGMKLE; encoded by the coding sequence GTGGCGGTGCTGTACGTGGTTGCGACGCCGATCGGCAACCTGGGAGACATCACCGTGCGCGCCCTGGACACGCTGCGCGCGGTGGACGTGATCGCCTGCGAAGATACCCGGCGGACGCGCACGCTGTTGGGCCATCACGGCATCACCACGCGAACGGTCGCCTACGGACACGACGAGACGCGCAGCGGGCGCGTGCTGGGGCTGCTGCGGTCCGGTCTGCAGGTGGCGCTGGTGTCCGACGCCGGTACGCCGGGTATTTCCGATCCGGGCGGCGGCGCAGTGCGTGCCGCGCGCGAGGCGGGCTTCGCGGTGGTCCCGATCCCCGGCGCGTCGGCGGTTACCGCGCTGCTGAGCGTTGCGGGAACGAGCGCCCAGGGTGTCCGCTTCCACGGGTTCTGCTCGCCGAAACCGGGCCGCCGGCGGGCCCAGCTCGAGCGCCTGCTCGCCGACGGCGCTCCCTTCGTCCTGTTCGAGGGGCCGCATCGCGTGCTGAAGCTGCTCGGCACCCTGGCGGAGGCGGCTCCCGAGCGCTCGATCGTGCTGGGCCGCGAGCTGACCAAGCTCCACGAGGAGGTGCTGGTAGGCACCGCCACGGCCCTGTGCGACGAACTCGCATCGCGCGCCAGGATGGCGGGCGAGCTGACGCTGCTGGTCACCGGGAACCGGCCGCGCCGCGGTGCCGCGGCGCCGGAGCGCGGCGCCAGGACCGCTCGACCGGTGACGCAGGGTGAGGCAGGAATGAAGCTGGAGTGA
- a CDS encoding flagellar biosynthesis anti-sigma factor FlgM codes for MAIEGIGPVDPVPNYQPIERTAAAGQIGGVDSVDISAEAQAASESLRVATEIALNSPDLRADLVSEAARNLQDPAYPGAAVLDTVSDRILDSFGI; via the coding sequence ATGGCGATCGAAGGCATAGGTCCGGTCGACCCGGTTCCGAACTACCAGCCGATAGAACGTACCGCCGCGGCGGGTCAGATCGGGGGCGTGGATTCGGTGGACATCTCCGCCGAAGCACAGGCGGCGAGCGAGTCGTTGCGCGTGGCCACCGAGATTGCGTTGAACAGTCCCGACCTGCGGGCTGACTTGGTGTCCGAAGCAGCCCGCAATCTGCAGGATCCGGCCTACCCGGGCGCCGCCGTACTCGACACGGTCAGCGACCGTATCCTGGATTCGTTCGGAATCTAG